One Candidatus Beckwithbacteria bacterium DNA segment encodes these proteins:
- the nadD gene encoding nicotinate (nicotinamide) nucleotide adenylyltransferase, producing the protein MKIMLFGGSFDPPHLGHQEMVKRVLQLNLANQVCYVPCAKHPFAKNLLASKDRLAMLKLIQTTNTKVEDCELNSTGPSYSIITLQCLQKKYPQYQFSWLIGSDQLADFTKWKDYQTLLKNWSVYVYPRYNCPIKPLLPNMKVIANVPTIKYKSSQIRSLIKNNKSIIKLVDPQIAQYISKHHLYENS; encoded by the coding sequence ATGAAAATTATGCTCTTTGGTGGTAGTTTTGATCCGCCTCATCTTGGTCATCAGGAAATGGTAAAAAGGGTTTTACAACTAAACTTAGCAAATCAAGTTTGTTATGTGCCTTGCGCTAAACATCCTTTTGCCAAAAATTTATTGGCTTCGAAAGACCGTCTGGCTATGCTCAAGCTAATACAAACCACCAACACTAAAGTTGAAGACTGTGAACTTAACAGCACTGGTCCTAGCTACTCGATTATTACTTTACAATGTTTGCAAAAAAAATATCCCCAATATCAATTTTCTTGGCTAATCGGCTCTGATCAGCTAGCTGATTTTACCAAGTGGAAAGACTATCAAACTTTGCTGAAAAACTGGTCAGTCTATGTCTATCCTCGATATAATTGCCCCATAAAACCATTACTACCTAATATGAAAGTAATTGCCAATGTCCCCACAATTAAGTATAAATCTTCTCAAATTCGCAGTCTTATTAAAAATAATAAATCAATAATTAAACTTGTAGATCCTCAAATTGCCCAGTATATTAGCAAGCATCATCTCTATGAAAATAGCTAA